Proteins encoded in a region of the Salminus brasiliensis chromosome 2, fSalBra1.hap2, whole genome shotgun sequence genome:
- the LOC140549647 gene encoding sperm axonemal maintenance protein CFAP97D1, with translation MHKAYQPLKPATNKYLQKKWDQTRYETHRKKVKDAKPIVNTKGIQTPTHVQLKLKKVQVQDERQAIIDRDNQLLVSRLAGIERSKGLIDHRNEYPERSLNAERRRGQLQQVTRENLAIYQRITERESEYRRGLWEDDWEKVERRRDDIARYPRGVANKQRSSKNVKFSGGTPGPSQSSSSRTEDEHDETTEDDY, from the exons ATGCACAAAGCCTATCAGCCACTCAAGCCAGCCACTAATAAGTACCTGCAGAAAAAATGGGACCAGACACGCTATGAGACGCATCGCAAGAAg GTGAAGGACGCCAAACCCATAGTAAACACCAAAGGTATCCAGACACCTACTCATGTCCAGCTGAAGCTAAAGAAAGTACAG GTTCAAGACGAGAGGCAGGCCATCATAGACAGGGATAATCAACTGCTGGTGTCCAGACTGGCTGGAATAGAGCGCTCCAAAGGGCTCATAGACCACAGGAATGAGTATCCAGAGCGCAG TCTGAATgctgagaggaggagggggcagCTACAGCAGGTGACTCGTGAGAACCTAGCAATCTATCAGCGAATCACAGAGCGAGAATCTGAATACAGGCGGGGTCTATGGGAGGATGACTGGGAGAAGGTGGAGAGACGACGAGATGACATTGCACGCTATCCACGGGGAGTGGCCAATAAACAG AGATCCAGTAAGAATGTGAAGTTTTCTGGAGGAACACCAGGACCGAGCCAGAGCTCCTCCAGCAGAACAGAAGATGAGCATGATGAAACCACAGAAGATGATTATTAG